DNA from Felis catus isolate Fca126 chromosome B3, F.catus_Fca126_mat1.0, whole genome shotgun sequence:
AGGGCCGAATATCTCAGGGACATGCCCGTTCTCGTCCACCCATTAAGGTTCTTTTCAGTAGATTCCCAAGAGCCTCCATCCACGCCCGAACTTGGAtttggagcagggagagaggagtgaGGGGAACAGTCCAATGCGGGAGGGTGCCCGCGCCACCTGCACGATCCCTTCTGGGGATCCGCCCAGCTGCCCGGGTGCAGACACGGGAACAGGGGCGTCCCGGTAAAGGGCGCGCGCTCCCCGGGCCGAGCAGGTGCCCGCGCCCCCTCCGGGATCCCCGTGTGGGATCTGCCCAGCCGCCCTCGTGCAGACCACCGAGCCGGGCGCGCGCTCCCGGGGCCAGGCAGGTGCCCGCCGCCCCCTCAGGGCTCCCCGAGTGGGATCGGCCGGAGCAGGGGCGTCCCGGAGACGCGCGCGCGCTCCCCGGGCCGGGCAGGTGCCCGCCGCCCCTTCCGGGCTCCACACGTGGCATCGGCCCAGCCGCCGGCGAGCAGAGACCCGGGGCCCGGGCATCCCGGAGACGCGCGCGCGCGCTCCCCGGGCCCGGCAGgtgcccgcgcccgcgcccgcgcccgcgtaGGGAGGGGTCGCGGGGAGCCCCGCCCAGGTGCCGAGCCccgcggtggggggtggggggtggggcggcgcGCGGTAACCCGGaagtggcggcggcggcggcgggcgcgcgggggcgggggcggcgcgcTGGAGCCatggccgccgccgccgccgccgccgccggcttTGTGTGCCGCGCGCGGGCCCCGGCCGCCCGCCCCTCGCCCCGGCCGCGGGGCCGCCGCTGACCCGCCCCGGCTCCGagcgccgcgccccgccccctcccgccccctcccgcccccgcctccTGCCGCCGGGCGGGCGGGCCGCAGCCGCCCTCCGCGCTCGCTCGCCCGCGCCctcgcccgcgcccgcgcccgcccgcccgcctgcccggccgccgccgccgccgccggcggGCTCCCGGCCGCCCCGATGCCCGAGCCCGGCCCCAGGATGAACGGCTTCTCGCTGGGCGAGCTGTGCTGGCTCTTCTGCTGCCCGCCCTGCCCGAGCCGCATCGCCGCCAAGCTGGCCTTCCTGCCGCCCGAGCCCACCTACACGGTGCTGGCGCCCGAGCAGCGCGGCCCCGgcgccccggccccggcctcctccgccgccgccgccgccgccgccgccgccgccgccgccggggcccagcccgcgccgccgccgcccgagGACGGCGCGGGCCCCGGCGCCTGCAGCCTGCACCTGAGCGAGCGCGCCGACTGGCAGTACTCGCAGCGCGAGCTGGACGCCGTCGAGGTCTTCTTCTCGCGCACCGCCCGGGACAACCGGCTGGGCTGCATGTTCGTGCGCTGCGCGCCCTCCAGCCGCTACACGCTGCTGTTCTCGCACGGCAACGCCGTGGACCTGGGCCAGATGTGCAGCTTCTACATCGGCCTGGGCTCGCGCATCAACTGCAACATCTTCTCCTACGACTACTCGGGCTACGGCGTCAGCTCGGGCAAGCCCTCCGAGAAGAACCTGTACGCCGACATCGACGCCGCCTGGCAGGCGCTGCGCACCCGGTGAGCccgcgggggggcgggggaggaggcgggcggggggggtcccccggccccccaccccccccgcacCTCTCCGGGGTCCCCACCCTCGCCGGccgcgcgggggggggggtggtggggccGGGTGGGTTCGCCTGCCCCCTCCGCCCCTGGCCTTCCCGCTCCCCAAACGCCGCCGGGAGCGCGGATCCCGGGGCTTTGCCCGCTCAGGCACGCCTGGGTGCCGCCGGCCCGGGGCCCTCGTGGCTCCGGTCACCGCCCGCGGCGGCCTGGGGACGCCGCGGGGCCCGGGCAGGAACAACTTGGTTCGTTCGCGCCGAGTTTGTGCGAGCTGGCGGCCGGGGACCGAAGGTCGTCACACTGCAGTGACCTTGGGCCAGGCGCGGGGGCCGCCAGACCCCGGTCTCAGGCCGGGAACCATCCGGGGGCGACACGGGATGGCTTCCAAAGACTTTCCCGTCGTCAGGTGCTCCGAGGGGCCACGTGTGGGCAGCCCTGGAGGTGGCCAGCCCTGGAGGCGGCCGGAGGGGCGGAGTGGGAAGTTAGTGGGAAGTTAGCCTCCCGGCCAGGAGCTTAGCTGGCGGCCTGCGGGCCTCGCACCTCACAGAGCCTCAGGAACAGGCCCAAGGTGAGTTTGAATCTTCTGCGATGGGGTTTGGGAATCACTTGACCTTGAGTTAGCATTCACAGAAGGACTGGGAAGTAGGTATGGAGGCGGGGCCTTTGGTGGACCAGGCCCAAACCCGGGtcgtggtgctctggtgagacaGCACTCAGAAAACTTGAGGTCTGTTCTCCGCGTGGGCACGTGTCTGGCAGGCGGGCCAGTCACGTCGCCCGCTGTGCTCTAGCTGTGGTGTGTGTGActtttcccccacccaccccggaGCCATGATGGTGACAATACTTGGGATCCTGTCTATCATGTCACCTGGTTTCCTCCCCCGGAAAGAGTCCCCAGGGTACATGCAGTTGGCCCTGTTACGGCGATGGGCACTTGATCTAAAATGTCTTTGCTTGGCTTATGCAGGTGGCCGACAGGAATGAGTTCTGTCTCCTTTCCTGTTCCTGCCATGCTCATAAATTACCCTCTGCCTTTCTGGGAAAACAGCTTGTCCGACAGAAGAACATTTCAGATGCTAATTTGTGTTCCCCTGGAGTCTTGAAGGACTTCTCTTGGCTGATAGTTTTTCGAAAATGACTTGGGCGGAGGAGAATGTATCGTACGTAGATACACCGAGTCGGGATCCGCGGTGGTTGAGAGCCACCTGTTCCTGGAAGGGGTTGCAAAACAGCGTGTCCTACACAGGCAATACATTGCTACAGTGTGCTGTTGGTAAAGGTAGTAAGCATAAGGGTTGGCCTGAAGTCCGTAACAAACGAACCATTAAAGTCCTCCCTTGAGTATCAAGATGTTAGGAGCCCCTGTCCCTGCTTGTGCCAAACTGCATTAGAACTAAAGCCCGTCAGATTCAAGGCTAGCCCTTTGCCCTGAGTATACAGGTGTGGCCGTGTTACCACATAGGCGACGTGTAGTTATTTCCTGGAGACTTTTGCCACATTTAGTTTAATTAAAGGCACGGTTTCTGGATAAACAGTCCGATGCGGTTTTGGATTATCTGACGATGGATCTACATTTTTCCCATGATTTATGCAATTTCATGCCACAATTCACGTCTGGATCGATTCACACTCCTGTAAAACGGGttagaatttattttagttttttaatgtttatttatttatagagaaagagagggagcaagggagggacagagagagaggagagagaggatcccaagcaggctctgcactgtcagcacagagcctgatgtggggcttgatctcacaatcctgtgatcatgaccaagagtcggacgcttaaccgaccgagttccccaggcatccccaaagTGGGTTAGAATTTAAAGGCTACGATGAGCGTCTTAGAGGTTGAAGAAGCTTACAAATGATCTTGCCCTGGGCTTTTCAAGCCTCTTCGACAGTGGCCCCCCAGTAACAAATACTACACGTCAGGTCTCTATCGAGCGCACACAGGTAACGTCGGTACCTGTCTGTATCCGTTTACACCCGAAGTGTTTCACAAACCCCTGTTTTTTTCTGTGGGCGACGTACTTGGTATAATGTCTTCCATTTGATTTCATAgtaaaacaatagcaacaaacaaacaagaaaagagtgCAGGTTGCTGGCCCCTGAATTTGTTTCCTACCTTCTGGCCATTGGTCTTGTGCCCACCTCGTCTGACGGAGGCCGGTGAAGGCCGTCGGACAGGGGACCAGTCTCTTTGGCTGCTGGTTTAGTGCCCTTCCCACGATGCCATGCGGGCCCGTTTATCAGGTTTCTCAAGAGGGGCGTGTATGTGTCTCACTTACTCTGACAACTTAGGAGTCGCCCGATGCGGAAGCTGTTCGGTCCCTTAACGGCCTCCCGTCAGCGGCTCTCTCGTCCTCTGTGCTTCTTCGGCCCCAGGTGGGTTCCCGCAGGAGGACTGTAAGCCTGTAAGTCAGGTGTGCACGTCCCGCTTGCTTCCCCTCAGTACCCGGCCCGGTGctggcctcccttctccctcctaaTGCTCGCCTCCGGCCTCTCGAGTGTGCCCTCCTCCTGTGCCGGGAACACTCCATCCTGACCGGGTCCTGATTGGATCCGGAGACCCTTTGTGTCCCTGGGCACCTGGTacccagccctgcccttcccGTACTTTCTTACCACATTCTGTTACTTAACTGTATTCCCACCAAATTGGAAGTCTCTTGAGGGCAGGAG
Protein-coding regions in this window:
- the ABHD17C gene encoding alpha/beta hydrolase domain-containing protein 17C; this translates as MPEPGPRMNGFSLGELCWLFCCPPCPSRIAAKLAFLPPEPTYTVLAPEQRGPGAPAPASSAAAAAAAAAAAAGAQPAPPPPEDGAGPGACSLHLSERADWQYSQRELDAVEVFFSRTARDNRLGCMFVRCAPSSRYTLLFSHGNAVDLGQMCSFYIGLGSRINCNIFSYDYSGYGVSSGKPSEKNLYADIDAAWQALRTRYGVSPENIILYGQSIGTVPTVDLASRYECAAVILHSPLMSGLRVAFPDTRKTYCFDAFPSIDKISKVTSPVLVIHGTEDEVIDFSHGLAMYERCPRAVEPLWVEGAGHNDIELYAQYLDRLKQFISHELPNS